One Electrophorus electricus isolate fEleEle1 chromosome 13, fEleEle1.pri, whole genome shotgun sequence DNA segment encodes these proteins:
- the prkd1 gene encoding serine/threonine-protein kinase D1, translated as MACSIVDQKFPECGFYGMYDKILLFRHDPTSDNILQLVRCASEIMEGDLVEVVLSASVTVEDFQIRPHTLFVHSYRAPAFCDHCGEMLWGLVRQGLKCEGCGLNYHKRCAFKIPNNCSGIRKRRLSNVSLTGLTNTRSVSAEPSPTTSDEALLSPVSPSIEQKSQADMFTGRGRSNSQSYIGRPIELDKILLSKVKVPHTFVIHSYTRPTVCQHCKKLLKGLFRQGLQCKDCKFNCHKRCAPKVANNCLGEVSRNGDLFSPGAESDVVMEVGCDDHDAERSSPLIDDMEESLVADSATLLEAGHGELTDFHDPDPDESNRIISPCTSNNIPLMRVVQSVRHTKRKSSNVMKEGWLVHFTSKDTLRKRHYWRLDSKYITLFQNDTGSKYYKEIPLSEILSLEPAKTFSLLPEGANTHCFEIATASLVYYVGENLSRLDDCTSGRCNSMLVSGVGQDVAHMWEMAIQHALMPVISKGLAHSGRHIHHKDVSISISVSNCQIQENVDISTIYQIFPDEVLGSGQFGIVYGGKHRKTGRDVAIKIIDKLRFPTKQESQLRNEVAILQNLHHPGVVNLECMFETPERVFVVMEKLHGDMLEMILSSEKGRLPERITKFLVTQILIALRHLHFKNIVHCDLKPENVLLASADSFPQVKLCDFGFARIIGEKSFRRSVVGTPAYLAPEVLRNKGYNRSLDMWSVGVIIYVSLSGTFPFNEDEDIHDQIQNAAFMYPPNPWKKVTQEAIDLINNLLQVKMRKRYSVDKSLSHPWLQDYQMWLDLRNLECKMKERYITHESDDMRWEHFAEQNGLQYPAYLVNPHADVSEEVGPEEAIMSTLSDRVSVL; from the exons TTCCCCGAGTGTGGGTTCTATGGAATGTATGACAAGATCCTACTGTTCCGCCATGACCCGACCTCCGATAACATCTTGCAGCTGGTGAGGTGTGCCTCAGAAATCATGGAAGGAGACCTCGTGGAGGTGGTGCTCTCAG CTTCAGTCACCGTGGAGGACTTCCAGATCCGACCTCACACTCTCTTCGTCCACTCGTATCGGGCGCCAGCATTTTGTGACCACTGTGGAGAGATGCTGTGGGGGCTAGTTCGGCAAGGTCTCAAGTGTGAAG GATGTGGGCTGAACTATCACAAGCGATGTGCTTTTAAGATCCCAAACAACTGCAGTGGTATTCGGAAACGGCGGCTGTCCAACGTGTCCCTTACAGGCCTGACTAATACCCGCTCTGTGTCAGCTGAACCCTCACCCACCACCTCCGATGAAGCCTTACTG TCTCCTGTCAGTCCCAGCATTGAG CAGAAGAGCCAGGCAGACATGTTCACGGGAAGGGGCCGCTCCAACTCCCAGTCCTACATTGGGCGTCCCATCGAGCTTGACAAGATCCTGCTGTCTAAAGTCAAGGTGCCACACACATTTGTCATCCACTCCTACACGCGCCCCACTGTCTGCCAGCACTGCAAGAAGCTCCTGAAGGGTCTTTTCCGCCAGGGCCTGCAGTGCAAAG ATTGCAAATTCAACTGCCACAAACGATGTGCACCCAAAGTGGCAAACAACTGTCTCGGAGAGGTGTCAAGAAATGGAG ACCTGTTCAGCCCTGGTGCTGAGTCTGATGTTGTGATGGAGGTGGGCTGTGATGACCATGATGCTGAGAGGAGCAGTCCTCTCATTGATGACATGGAGGAGTCCTTGGTGGCTGACTCAGCCACCCTGCTGGAAGCAGGCCATGGTGAACTCACAGATTTTCATGATCCAGACCCAGATGAATCCAACAGAATCATCAG TCCGTGCACCAGCAACAACATCCCACTTATGCGAGTGGTCCAGTCGGTGAGGCACACCAAGCGGAAGAGCAGCAATGTCATGAAGGAGGGCTGGCTTGTGCACTTCACCAGCAAGGATACACTG CGAAAGAGGCATTACTGGAGATTGGACAGCAAGTACATCACCCTCTTCCAAAATGATACTGGAAGCAAGTACTATAAG GAAATTCCTTTATCTGAGATTCTGTCTCTGGAACCAGCTAAGACTTTCAGCTTGCTTCCTGAAGGGGccaacacacactgctttgAGATTGCAACTGCATCACTGGTGTACTACGTGGGGGAGAACCTGTCTCGCCTGGACGACTGCACCTCAGGCCGCTGCAACAGCATGCTGGTCAGCGGTGTTGGCCAAGATGTAGCGCACATGTGGGAAATGGCCATCCAGCATGCCCTTATGCCCGTGATCTCCAAGGGCCTGGCACACAGTGGCCGCCACATCCACCATA AAGATGTCTCCATCAGCATCTCTGTATCCAACTGCCAGATTCAGGAGAATGTG GACATTAGCACAATATATCAGATTTTCCCTGATGAAGTTCTTGGATCTGGCCAATTTGGCATTGTCTATGGGG gcaagcacagaaaaacaggcagagatgTTGCCATCAAGATCATAGATAAACTCCGTTTTCCCACCAAACAAGAAAGCCAACTACGCAATGAAGTTGCCATCCTTCAG AACCTTCACCACCCTGGAGTCGTGAACCTAGAGTGCATGTTTGAGACGCCAGAGCGTGTGTTTGTTGTCATGGAGAAGCTCCATGGTGACATGCTTGAGATGATACTTTCTAGTGAGAAGGGGAGGCTGCCAGAACGTATCACGAAGTTCCTCGTCACACAG ATCCTCATTGCACTTCGCCATCTTCACTTCAaaaacattgtacattgtgaCCTGAAACCTGAGAATGTCCTGCTGGCATCTGCTGACTCCTTCCCACAG GTGAAACTTTGTGATTTTGGCTTCGCTCGGATCATCGGTGAGAAGTCATTCAGGCGCTCTGTGGTGGGCACGCCAGCCTATCTGGCCCCAGAGGTGCTCAGGAACAAGGGCTACAACCGCTCGCTTGACATGTGGTCAGTGGGAGTCATTATCTACGTCAGCCTCAGCGGTACCTTCCCGTTCAATGAGGATGAGGACATCCACGACCAGATCCAGAATGCTGCCTTCATGTATCCGCCCAACCCATGGAAGAAGGTGACCCAAGAAG CAATTGACCTCATTAATAACCTCCTGCAAGTCAAAATGAGGAAGCGTTACAGCGTGGACAAGTCCCTCAGTCATCCCTGGCTCCAG gaCTACCAGATGTGGTTGGACCTGCGTAATCTGGAGTGCAAGATGAAGGAACGATACATCACACACGAAAGTGATGACATGCGTTGGGAGCATTTTGCAGAGCAAAATGGGCTGCAGTACCCCGCCTACTTAGTCAATCCACATGCTGATGTCAGTGAAGAGGTGGGGCCCGAAGAGGCCATAATGAGCACACTAAGTGATAGAGTCAGTGTGCTATGA